The following is a genomic window from Bubalus bubalis isolate 160015118507 breed Murrah chromosome 19, NDDB_SH_1, whole genome shotgun sequence.
GAGAATGCCTTCTGGAAGAGATGACACATGAGTTGGATAGAAAAGAGTgaacagagaaagaatgaaggcattttaggtgggaggagaaagggatacaTAATGGGCTGAGCAAAAGCTTGGAGCTTGGTCTAAATGAGTGTCTGGGACTAAGTGGATGGCATTGGAGAAAAAGCAGTCTTCACAGGAGGTGACATAATGTGAATGAGGTAGTGAGTTAAGTGAGTGCTCATCCTCCGATATGTTCCCTACGGGCACACAGTGGGGGATAAGATAAATGTGGCCCctgaatcttccctggtggctcagttggtaaagaatctgcctgcagtgcaggagacccaggttcgatccctgggtcagaaagatcccctggagaaggaaatggcaacccactccagtgttcttgcctggaaaatcctatggacagaggagtctggcgggctacagtccatggggtcacaagagtcggacacaacttagcaactaaagcaccACCAGGCACACAGTGGGGGATAAGATAAATGTGGCCCCTGTATCTAGTGAAAAATGCAAACAGGCAAAACAGGAGTGCGATAAGTGTGTTGATGAGTGAAGTACAGGGATACACAGGTAGCTCCCCTTACCTAGACTGGAGGGTGTAGCTGGATCCAGAACTTCCTAGCTGAAAAGATGTCCTGAAAgatgggtgggagggaagaagggatgtggtgtggggtggggctggatggGCAAACCGGGGGCCAGATTCCAAAAGGCCGGCTATGCCTTGTTAGAGTCTGCGCTTCACCCGGAGGGACATGAAGAGCCCTCGGGAGGTTCAAACAGGCTAGAGGTCAGATCTCTTTTGGAAACCGCACTGTGGCTTCAGTAGAGAGAAGAGCAGATGACTGATGATGGTGATTTTTATTAGGGAAGCagcaaaggcaaaggacaaaTTTAAAAAGCTCGCTGGAAAAAACGAGCTGTGGTAGTTTAAAACATCCGTGAATTCTTTGACCTCACCACCACTGAAAGGCGGAACGTGTGCTCCCGTCCTTGAATCTGGCTGGGCCCGGGACTTGAGTGGAGGTGATGCGCAGTGGCTTTTGAGACTAGGCCATGGAAAGTTACAGCTTCTGCCTGGCCCTCTGGGGACACTCACTCCCTAGTACCAAGCTCTGTGCTGTCAGGGAGCCACATGTGGACGTTCAGGCTCCGGCCGAGCGGAGGCATCGACGGCCAGAAACATTAACTGAAGTCTTTGAGGTGACTGCCTGGCTGGGCCCCATCAATTCTAATGAACTGATTGgtcttgttttaagccattatgtTTTGGAGTGTTTTTGACACAGCAGTAACCAGACCACTGCCCTGGTATCACCCAATTGGGGAGATATCTTTTCATCTCCTTCTCAGCTGTACTCACCATGATTTTTGGCTTCTGTAGCAACAGACATTTACAGGAAGTGAAAATAATCTACAAAGGCACGTAATAGAGTTGGGGGAGAAGATTTCTGTCCATCAAATATTCTCATTAATAGAATAAGTACATGCTTTAGGCAGATTGAGCTTCTCAGTTGGCGCTAAATACTGGAGAGTATGTGGATGCTTTAGGTAAACTATTGATCACAGAGAAACACCGTTTTTCAAAGAAACTACCGTTTTAAAGAAATGGTCACTGTATACTgagcatacttttttttaaaagtcttcagaGTCCTCAATTATTTTGAGGTAGAACATTATACACACCGGTTACCTCAGTATTGAGTTGCCCCTCAGTAAGACTTCTGGGAAGAGGTCAAAGAGCCCGGTTTCAGAGTCCGCAGAAAACCACAGCCACCAGCGACTCAAAGCAACAAGGCTCAGGGAGGTCACGGCTCCTATTCATTGttcacaaaattcttttttttttggctaatgaATAGTTGTTAGCTAACAACAACCAAGGCCATGTTCACCCAGGGCATTTTAATGTTCTCCATGGATGCTGGAGAAGATAAAAGATAAGTTGAGGGACAGGAAGCATGCCCTATTATTTCCCAAGACTTTGAAGACGGAGAAATTcaaatgcttttctcttttacaAAATACCAGACTCATGTAAGATGTAATTAAGATTCTATGAAAGcagagaattttctttaaatgacGCTTATGCTTCATAGAGCATAGGCTAAAGAAATTCTTTTGATATTTCTAAACAGGAGGAGGAACTCATGTGTTTATATAATTCTTCAGCTAGGTGCAAAACTCGGAATGTAGTAATAACAGTTAACGGTTATACAGCACTTACTTCGTGCAGGCAAAATTGTTTGCTTTGCATTTATTACCTCATTCCATCCTCACAGCAAGTCTACGGGGTGGCGCTACTATTATCCCTGTTTAACACACAAAGAGAGTGAAGGGAAACCCTGGCCACAGGGTGAGTCATGGAGCCCCAACGCCCTGTCTCTGTTGCaccccttctttcttctctgaggAGACACAGTGTGGCACAGGGTGGCGGGCAGGAGACTAGGAATCTGGATTTTAATCTCGGCTCTAcctgagactgctgctgctgctaagtcgcttcagtcgtgtccgactctgtgagatcccacagacagcagcccactaggctcctctgtccctgggattctccaggcaagaacactggagtgggttgccattttcttctccagtgcatgaaagtgaaaagtgaaagggaagtcgctcagtcgtgtccgaccctcagcgaccccatggactgcagcccaccaggctcctccgtccatgggattttccaggcaagagtactggagtggggtgccattgccttctccctacctGAGACTACTTATGCCAATTTGGACGAGTCATTTCCTCGACCTGAAGGGGAAACTTAGAAGATTCCTCCTACTCTAGAACTTCTGGTTCTGTGAACAGTTCTCGCCTCAGAATAACATCAAGTGAGAGTTAGCCCTGGTTTTAGAGGCAGCACTGAATAGGGAGTCTGCAGCGCTCCAGGAAGATGGCTGGGAGGTCGCAGCGCCGTGGGGCCCTCAGACCCCTCAGGGGCTGGGCTGCAAACCTTCAAGAGACAGGTCTCTACAAGGAAGCTCTGACCTGCTGTCATgacaaatctatttaaaaaataaaaataaagcatccaaggagagaaaagagaaaatcattAACAAATGAGACAAAATATAGGACCAAGTATTATGACCTACATAGAAAACTGAAGAATACAGAGAGCGATATGAGGTTATattgacttttattttgaaaagcatgTAGATTGCCAGTGACCAAAGTGATAATCATCTAAATTTTGGCTTATTATCAGTTCTGAGAGTTAAATTCTGGTTTTGTTTGTCCTGCTGAGAAAACAAAACGTTTTCTCAGGACACTTTCAATTTCTTaattcatttctgaaaaaaaactTGACCCTACTGAACCTTGAAGTGAAAATTTCAAAACAGTATGCAGAGTCACATAGGCACTATTATTTTACAGCTGGAAAAATGAGGGCTCTGGTGTCTTGTCCAGGGTCCCAGGTAACAATGACAGAAGCAGTGAGAAAATCCTGGACTGTTTTCCAGGATGGTAGCGTAGGGTTTCAGACCTCCTTAATTCAGTAAGGCTATAATCTGCAAGTAATTACTCCCCTGAAAACTAGTCAGATGGCCACTTACAGTGAAATTCCTTCCTGCTAGTGCTTACTGGGTTCCACGCTGGTTCTGGGAgctggactggaacctggtgccATGTTCCTTCAAGGATCCTCAGCCCTTTTCACAGAGAAGCCTCCTTCCTTCGGGAGCCGAGCTTTCCACTTCCTGTGTCTAGAGCTTCATGGCGGCACAAAATATGAATGTCTCAAGGCAGCACGCCAGCACTCAGTGAGCTTGGAAATTCAAGGAGACCAAGCGTTGATTCGTATAGTGTCCACTGGAATACAATGCCTGATTTCCTAGGAAGCCAGTGAGTCACCGAAGGCAGACCCCCTCCAACTCAGACCCACAGGAAGTTTGAACCCAGGGCTACTCAGCCCACAGGGACTGGCTGAGTGGCTTGAAGGTCCGACGGCTGACTGTCCTCTTGTTTAGCAGCACTGTGTGGGACTGCCTGTCGCTGGGAGTGTGGCAGAGCAGGGCATCCAAAGTGTATGCGGTGACCTGGCCACTTATGTGCAGTTTCTTGTTAAGCTCATCAAACTCGGCCAGGAGAGCAGGCACGTCCTTCACTTTTTCCCTCACTTTGACCAGCtgaaaaaaaggcaagaagagtGTATAGTTACATCCCTGCAAGACTTCTTCCTTGTTCTTTTTATCCTCCAAGCAGCAGAGAGATACATGCCAAAAAAAAGTAGTGTGTGCACTTAAGTGGTAAAAATGAGGATCCTGGGGCAGAGGCATGAATGACAATAAGGGATCCCACAAGCTTCAGACAACATTCGGATTAGTACTCGAAAACCATCCCTGATATTTTATAAAAGGTGGAGGTGGAGGTTCAAGTGGCACATACTACACAGTGAAACATACCAGGGAAAGGAGGTCAAGAGCGTGGAGTCAAGTGCGTCCAGTTTAACGGTCAGAGTAGGAGGCAGGGCCAGATGATGTAGGGCTTTCTAGCTCATGGTAAGTTTTTTGGAATTATTCTAAAAGCCATCAGAGGGTCCAAACAAGGACATATCTGATGTAGATTTTAAAAGGCTGTATGGAGAACTAGAGGTACAAGGATGTGGAGACTAATCCAGGGGTGGCTGTCATCAGGCAGGTGATGGTTTAGACTGAGAAATGTATAGAAAAGATGGAGAAGTAGATGTAAATATTAGAAATCTATTTTGGAGATTAAACTGAAAGGATTTATTGttgaaggggagagggaggcatCAGAGATAGCTTTCCAGTTTGGGCTTTAGTAACCTGGTGATGGGGGTGGTCACTGTCTGATATGGGGAAGACGGGAGGGTGAGATTTAGGGAGGGAAGACCTAGAGCTGTGTTTTAGGCAAGACTGAGGTGTCTGCGAGACATCCAGGGTCTGAGGCATGGGGGCAAGGTCTAGACCAGGGGTGTAAATATTAGCACCGTAAGTATATGAATGGGATTTAAGTCTGTAGAAATGGGTAAACTCAGAATTAGAATGTGAAACTACCTTCTGAACAAAATCACCATTTTACGTACTTTAGTTCTTTTTAATGATACAACAACATTCTTGATATTTAGAACTAGCTCAAAAGCTGCTGGAGTTTTAGGGATCAATTCACTTCTCAAGCAGATCCCCAAGTGGCCTCATAGCAAGCAGGGGACACACTGAACCAGAGGGTGAGCTTTCTAAGTAAATCAGGCTTAGGGGGGAAAGTCAGAGGAAAACCATCAGTATTTTCCAGTGTGAAGTTTGTCTAGATGctttgaagtaaagtgaagtgaaagttgctcagtcgtgtccgactctgtgtaaccccatggactctatggtccatgggattgtaatCTGGGCAGCATATTGATGGGGCAGGTCTAAGGGAAGGACTGATTAACATGAGTGCTAGTGAGAACACTGAAGTTGTGTCAGTgctgcacacacgtgcacacgatTGTGTATGTTAAGACTAGCTTACCTCTCTAGTTTCCCTGCTTTTCTCAACATATTCCAAAAAGGCTTAGGTAAGTCACAACCCACGAAGAGTGAAGATCTCAGATAGATCTTTACACTTAATCATGACCAGTTAGCTTCTCCACAGGCTCCCTCTGCCAGCCTTCAGCTGGGGGTGAGGGCGGGGACAGGGCTGGGAGGGCCGCCGTGTGGCAGAGGGGAGGCTGCTGCCACTGTGCTCTGCTGCCAACCTGCCATCTTGGGTGCCAGCTGGGACCCAGCCAGCACCCAGCTGCACAAggctggggaagagggagaaaaacaGGGGGAGGACCAACCAACAGGCCCCTGGATTAGTCAAAATGACATCACCAGTATCCTTACCAACAAAGTGATCCCTGCCAataatttatgatttctttaccgtctctttcccccttttaggttatatgactgctgctgctgctgctgctaagccacttcagtcgtgtccgactctgtgcgaccccatagacggcagcccaccaggctcccctgtccctgggattctctagacaagaacactggaatgggttgccatttccttctccaatgaaagtgaaaagtgaaagtgaagtcactcagtcgagtctgactctttgcgaccccgtggactgcagcctaccaggctcctccgtctgtgggattttccaggcaagagtagcaATGTATAAACTACTAGTTTCAAATGACTTATGATAATTCCTCTTTCTGTACTTAAGCCATACTTTAAAACTAAAGTAtgacatttgtttcattttgctcTCAGTGTTTAGAAATtgcctttttttatttaattttataatcttgCAAAAAGTTGTATGTTCCATCAGTTCGTTTGTTCAGGAGCTTAGAGAAGCTTTACTCTGGTTTCATATCTGGCAGGTCTAGCACCTCTTCTTTCACAGTTTTCCCAGCTCTTTTGCTAGTTTGCTCTTTATACTAAACCTTAACTACAGAAAAAACCTAATagtatttttattggaatgttaCATTATCACATTAACTTGGGAAGGGCTGATTTTGTGAGCTTGTCTCTTCCTATCTAAACACTTGCCATATCTTTTCACTTGTTTAAGTAGGGgaattttttgggtttttttttttgaggatgagAGATACTAGAGCCTACTGTTTGCCTGTGGGATGATTCGCAGTGAAGGCGAACAATAGAGATGATGCTCAGAAGGTGATCCCACTTCTGGGCTCATGCCCGGGGCGGGGTCAGAGGGgctgggctcccaggctctggagcggGGCCTGCAGTCACCACAGCTTCAGGAGGGAAGACCAAGGGGCATGGGAGAGGGGCAAGGAGGTGTCATTGTGGCAGCGGGTCTCCTCTGATTGCTTCTGTTACCTCTGTGCGACAGGAAGCAAGGTCATCAGCTGAGAGTAAGGAATAGGGTGAAGGAACTGGATGcttgaggagaaaggaaaaagaaaaccaaaaaaagagcTGACACCCATGAACACAGTGTGGGGAAACGAACAATGCAGAAGAAATGAGTCTTCCTAGAATTTCAGAGGACACGTCCTGTTAGAGGGGAAGTCTTTGCATGCACATGTGGAAGTCTTACAGCAGGAACGACAGAGAGGTGGCCGGATTTACCAGGCTCTGTAAGGAGGCGGCCTGCAGGGTTAAGGCACCAAGTGAGCCTCTGAGGGTGCTCCTGCTCCTTCACCTGAGTTCTGCAGAAACCGCACACTTACCACTTCTTCTGAGAATACATGTCTTTTCACAAATCTTGATAGATTTCCTTCTGTGGCATCCTTTAATATGTCTATTAGAGTTTTCAACATATTTGACTGGATATGGATCATAAtctgaataaaaagaagaaacaagagaaacgAAACTGAGCCCGTAATCAGCACTGAGAAATGCACCCTgcgagagaaggaaatggcagcccactccagcgttcttgcctggagaatcccagggacgggggagcctggtgggctgccgtctatagggtcgcatagagtcggacatgactgaaagtgacttagcagcagcagcagcatgaaaccCTATGCTTTTCATGTTATTTCCAAATCATTTGTGTGCACAGGTTCAAAAGTGCTTTGAATGAATGCCCACCAGCCAAAAATCATATTTTCCAATAGCTAATAAGAACACCACAGCTTCAGAACTTGTCACAAGGCAGGAATGGTAAGAACAGGGATCCTGGAGTCTGACACACTTGGGTCAGAACCCTGGCTCTGGCAGTTATAGCTCGGTGACTCTTGCCAGGTGTTCGATCTTTCAAtatctttttttgtaaaatgaggaaaatacctTTACAGCTCACATTTTGTGTTATTGTGAACATTAAACATCAACACACAGGAGGTCCTCAGTGAACATTACTATTAGTTTCTTCCTCCTATTTCCTCTGGAGTCAGAGAATATGACAATCAGACAATCTCATAAGACTGGCTCTGGGGCAAAAGATACCtttacctttttaatttttttggttagGAAATTGCAAGCATAGAGATTGTTCAAGCATAAAGTGGAAGCTGATTAAAGTCTTAATGAGGCCCTCCTATTTATATTATAGTTATCAAACTGGGTACTGAACTTGGCTTTCAAAATGATACCACTAACTACTTTCCATCATATACAATTAACATACcggaaaaaaagaacacatttccaCTGCACCCCATTACCAATGTTCATTGGTATAATTTGAAGAATACAGTAAagttgaaagaaaatgagaataattcAGAATTCACCAACTAATGTTAACCATTGTTTATAATCTCATCTATTATCCTCCAAATCTATTAATTTCTCCAGTTCTGTTTTTTGATCAATTATTATGAAATGAATACTTTCTCATAGCATCAggaagttttagaaaaaaataaaacctcattttttaaatgatgaatgcATAGCAATCCATCATATAAATAACACATCAAATAGAGCAATACCATCTTTATCAATAAatgttcagatattttaaaaaaattgttacttTCTTAGACTTGACTCCCATAAGTGACATTATAAAATCAAAAggtataaacatttttaaggctCTCTAGGAAAgagattttctggaagagatgttCCATTTTTGCAAAACTAGCTAAATTTTCTTActagtccattttattttcttactagtcctttttataatattgtatgcTTGCTGAGCATACAATCAGGATGAGGGGTTATCTTTGGTTCTACAGAACAGAATGAAATGACCCCAAGTAGCCAGCTCCAAAGGACCTGATCTAAGTTCAGTGTTCAGAACACAGGCAGAATTCTTTGTCAGGAGAGAACACTCCATGGGTTTCTCACAGTCAGGTGGAAGCACTGCCTTTAGTCCAGACTGTATTTTCAAGGATCTTTGTACAACCAGCAGCGTGGGAAGACAGACAGTATTTAATGCAAAGCTGAGGGCAGGTATACTTACTGcccattttaaaagatttgagtTTTCCAAGTTCATGGTTCCTCTCTTAAAACATAAACCCCTGTGTGTGCAAGAGACGTATGGACCTCTTCATGTTGCTCTGTGGGAACTGGGCTCAAGAAACTGAAGCAAAAATGCTCATCCTCTGGCCGCTGCTCTTGCTGTGAGTAGTAAACCATCCTTCATCTCTTGGTGTCTCGTGTTCTCTACCAGCATCCAGGAAACTGTGGCAGGTTGACTTATTAGCTTGGAAGTGGAGTAAAATCTCCAAGTCTTAATAGTTCTTAAACAGTTTTGTTAATAAAAACCAACCCCAATTTGGTTAGCAGTGGTCTGTCATGTCAAAGGCAAGGACAAGTCTATCTTGTTGATGCTACATCtgcagtgcctggcactgagCAAACCCTCAATAAGAAATGAGAAAGGGAGTGTAGGTCCCCAAGCAATTTGCAAGGGTAAACCTCCTGGAGCTCATGCTAGATACTTATCAATGATATGCATCTGGAAGATTTCAGCTGTTCTTTCCCAGTTTCTCTCTTGCCTCCAGCAGCTATCTCTGATTCAACAGGGATTTCAAGAGTGAGGTTCAGTACCTTGAACTGTATTGATGAAGGGCAACATAGATGAGGCAGTTACTgatgaaaggcagagagaaaatttAAAGCTAGAAGCTGGTCTCAAACTGAAGTCTCAGGGTACAATTAGAAAAGCTAAATCAGGGTACAGTGCTTTGCTTTCATCTTACAGATTTCAAACAAAAGACTAGGAAAATTGAATTAGCAAGGAGCAGGGGGAATTTTGGTTAAGTAAAACTACTCATAGAACAGTTCCCACCCCTCTTATTTTCTGAGACCTCAAGAAATGTTAACAAGTCACTGGACACCTTTGACCAAAAAAGGGAACAGAAGTCCTGAACATGcaaaaatttgcatttcttttttcaagttttctataTTTGAAGTAGAACAGCATAGTGTGGTAGAGATTGCTAATTTTCTAACCAgtatccattttcctttttttttggataaCTGATGCCATCATGTATAGAACTCAAAACCTGTATTTCTCAGGTTTGTGTGCAACTAGATGTGGCCATGGGATTAAGCTCTTGCTAGTAACATGTTAGTACAAGTTGTTGGGTGAGACATTTGGGaaagcattcttttttctttttagaggataactgctttacagtaaGGAACCAACTTCTCTGTCCTCCTGCATTCTCCTACTTCTTGCTGGAATAGATGTAATGGATGGAAGTCATGTGCTTAGGATGGTGGTGTGGAAATACACAAAGAGGCCAGGTCCCTGATGACATTATGGAATGTCATACCAGACCTACAGCGACCACCTCTGGTtttctacttggaagaaaaggaaagcctcTTATTTGTATAGACTTTTGTTATCTTTAGAGTCTGCCTTGCTTCCAATCAAATGTGATTCTTAAGCATATTAAGTGAGATGATGCCACAAAGGGTTTTATAAGAAATTATAAGTCCTGCCTCCTTTCCTACTTGGGCAGCCTAGGAGACTTCCCACCTGAGCTAGGACTTCAGGGTGGCCTTCGTGAGCAGAGAAACAAACATTAAAACACTCACTCGTGTTAGATAAATGATAAAAGCAGTGAAACTGACCCCTTGGAAATTCCCCTGCAGAGTAATTCAGTTCCAAAATGGATGTAGATTTCTACAGAAATGATTAGAATTCAAATAAAATTGGTGGAAAACTCCCCTTTGTTGGCCTCTGCTACTTTTAGACATATTTGGAAGGGAAAAGCAGTCCTCTGACATTGAGCAGCAATGCTCCAGAGGGGGCTATGGTTCTTTTGGGATCGCTGAGTTTAAATTCAGACGGAAGGTCAGGGTTAGCACGCATGTGCCTCGGTGAGATCATGTGCTCCGTCAGTTCCGTGTGAAACGAGCACGAGCTGGGAAATGGGAAACCAGGTCCTCTGGGCTGCATCAGCAGCAGGAGCaatttcaatgaaaagaaaattaggtTGAGGAGGAAAAATTAGGTAAGTTCAAATTCCAACTGGcagcaagaaaatattttagtctaaggcatgaatttttaaagatcaggaaaaaaaaacaacttcatttatttctgctgatACTGACTGAACAGACTCTCTATTCAGCCTACTTGTCAGGTTTCCATTTCTGAATAATTAACAAATCGCCCTTATGGATTCTAAGTAGATGACTCAGCCTTGGAGAAGCTAGggccaaataaattattttttaaagacctgttctaatagctgctgctgctgctgctgctaagtcacttcagtcgtgtccgactctgtgcgaccccacagacggcagcccaccaggctcccccgtccctgggattctccaggcaagaacactggagtggggtgccattgccttctccgtgctctAATAGCAGAGACCCAAAATCTGAAAGATTCCTAAACATGAGAATGGCAACCATCTCTTTTCACCATTCCCAAGAAGAGGAAGCAGGCTTATATTGAAATAGGAGAAATTTACAAAGGACATTTGGAAGAACTGCCTGAGTGacaatttttaaacaagaaaactcTCTAAGTGTCTGGACAGTGGATAATACCATGACCCAGTTCATGGAGGGGATGATTCATATTCAAGATCAATTCAAGGTTTCTTGGCGCATTTATTGGCTGTCTCCCCTGCCCGCTAGCTCCCGCAGGAGGAGCTGCTGGGCTGCCCTGGCTCACGATCGCACTCCCTACCATGCTCTGGATTTCTCTTCCGACTGAGATGGACACTTTAGCTCTTGGCAGACTTGTGTTTTATTTCTACCACGCCTTtctcatttgggggaaaaaaatcattactaGAGTCTCATAACAACTGTGAGAGCAAGCCAAGGATTGAACAGATGAGGAATGTAAATTCAAGGACATGAAATATGTGTACCAACAgcagattcattttttaaaatccagtccTGTGTTCCCTTCCTTATGCAGAAGGAGCAGTTAGCTCCAATCCTAGATAAAAGGCACACAGTGCTAATCTCTGTAGGTCTGGAGTGGTGGGGAAACCCTAGGCTTTGTAGTCAAACAGATTTGTTTAATTAGCTGCAAGAAGAACCCAGGTAATGTCCTTACCCTTTGAATCTTCATTTTCCACATGTATAATATGCAGGAATACTGTTCTAAC
Proteins encoded in this region:
- the PTCD2 gene encoding pentatricopeptide repeat-containing protein 2, mitochondrial isoform X4, which produces MDMLFIKGKYKSALEVLIEMKNQDLKFNKDTYVLAFAICYKLNSPESFQICTTLREEALIKGEILSRRASCFAVALALNQNQVAKAISIFSQIMNPESIICTNLNIMIHIQSNMLKTLIDILKDATEGNLSRFVKRHVFSEEVLVKVREKVKDVPALLAEFDELNKKLHISGQVTAYTLDALLCHTPSDRQSHTVLLNKRTVSRRTFKPLSQSLWAE